In Coriobacteriaceae bacterium, a single window of DNA contains:
- a CDS encoding electron transfer flavoprotein subunit beta/FixA family protein, whose product MSDFHMVVCVKAVPGSTEVKMDPKTNTIVRDGKQAVINPFDASALECALALKDDFIGFGMDVRVTVVSMGIPATESLLRDCIARGADDALLLTDRAFAGADTLATTYALKCGIEALDEHFDLLICGKMAVDGDTAQIGPELAGAFEIPCVTDVSCVQSAGFTTCGSLALVHGCDAGEETVYLEMPCAMTTAKEIGQLRMPSIAGIRAAEDADVRVVCAADVHADPLRCGLTGSPTQVVRSFVPDRDQTCEAIEGTPVEQAAKLAKIIEGMA is encoded by the coding sequence ATGAGTGATTTCCATATGGTGGTGTGCGTCAAGGCGGTGCCGGGAAGCACCGAGGTCAAGATGGACCCCAAAACCAATACCATCGTGCGCGATGGCAAGCAGGCGGTCATTAATCCCTTCGATGCAAGTGCCCTCGAATGTGCGTTGGCGCTCAAGGACGACTTTATCGGCTTTGGCATGGATGTGCGCGTGACGGTGGTATCGATGGGTATCCCTGCAACCGAATCGCTACTGCGCGACTGCATCGCCCGCGGCGCCGACGATGCATTGCTGCTCACCGACCGTGCTTTTGCGGGTGCGGACACGTTGGCGACCACCTATGCTCTCAAATGCGGCATCGAGGCGCTCGACGAGCACTTCGACCTGCTCATCTGCGGCAAGATGGCGGTGGATGGCGATACTGCCCAGATTGGCCCCGAACTGGCCGGCGCCTTCGAGATTCCCTGCGTGACCGATGTGAGCTGCGTACAGAGCGCGGGCTTTACGACGTGCGGCTCGCTGGCGCTTGTCCACGGCTGTGACGCCGGCGAGGAGACGGTCTATCTGGAGATGCCGTGCGCGATGACGACCGCCAAGGAGATCGGCCAGCTGCGCATGCCGAGCATCGCCGGCATTCGCGCGGCCGAAGATGCGGATGTGCGGGTGGTCTGTGCTGCCGATGTGCATGCCGACCCTTTGCGCTGCGGCCTTACCGGATCGCCGACGCAGGTCGTGCGCTCGTTTGTGCCCGACCGTGACCAAACGTGCGAGGCCATCGAGGGCACGCCGGTCGAACAGGCGGCAAAGCTTGCCAAGATTATCGAGGGGATGGCATAG
- a CDS encoding electron transfer flavoprotein subunit alpha, whose protein sequence is MSGLIIDSEACVGCGRCVRACASGGIVVEGERPNRCAHVTDGCILCGGCVDACPVNAISIERDEAAGAVDLDAYRDIWVFVQTDEHDDVAPVAYELMGKGRELADARGCRLVALVGMGPEGSLGDLEHLVCAGADEVAVCRDERLRQNDAEVYARLICDLVAERRPEAILYGATAFGRELAPGVAVRLRTGLTADCTVLSMDTETGLLQQTRPAFGGNLMATIICPNHRPQMATVRPGIFKAPDFDYSRSGTITQVLLAEDAKARVEISIPAEEWGQQASIADAERLVVVGRGIGSKKNLPLMRKLAEALGAELGCTRPVVEAGWLEYRHQIGQTGVSVSPKLLVSIGVSGAIQHLAGIGGAECIIAVNEDPDAPIFGVAQYKVVGDAVEVVEELLAQLEC, encoded by the coding sequence ATGAGCGGACTGATAATCGATAGCGAGGCATGCGTTGGCTGTGGCCGCTGCGTTCGCGCCTGTGCCTCGGGTGGCATTGTGGTGGAGGGCGAGCGCCCCAACCGCTGCGCCCATGTGACCGACGGCTGCATCTTGTGCGGCGGGTGCGTCGACGCCTGTCCCGTCAACGCCATTTCGATCGAGCGCGACGAGGCCGCCGGCGCGGTTGACCTCGATGCGTATCGAGACATTTGGGTATTCGTTCAGACCGACGAGCACGATGACGTGGCCCCGGTGGCCTACGAGCTCATGGGCAAGGGCCGCGAGCTTGCCGATGCACGCGGCTGTCGCCTGGTGGCGCTGGTCGGCATGGGCCCCGAGGGCTCGCTCGGGGACCTGGAGCATCTGGTTTGCGCCGGTGCGGACGAGGTCGCGGTTTGCCGCGACGAGCGACTGCGCCAAAACGATGCGGAGGTCTATGCTCGCTTGATTTGCGATTTGGTGGCCGAGCGCAGGCCCGAGGCCATTCTGTACGGCGCGACCGCCTTTGGCCGTGAGCTGGCGCCAGGTGTGGCCGTTCGCTTGCGGACGGGCCTTACGGCCGACTGCACCGTGCTTTCGATGGATACGGAGACGGGCCTGCTGCAGCAGACGCGTCCGGCGTTTGGCGGCAACTTGATGGCCACCATTATCTGCCCCAACCACCGTCCCCAGATGGCAACGGTGCGCCCCGGCATCTTTAAGGCGCCCGACTTTGACTATAGCCGCTCCGGAACGATTACCCAGGTATTACTTGCGGAAGACGCCAAGGCTCGTGTCGAGATTTCGATTCCCGCCGAGGAATGGGGCCAGCAGGCTTCGATTGCCGATGCCGAGCGTCTAGTTGTTGTGGGTCGCGGTATTGGCTCCAAGAAAAACCTACCCTTGATGCGAAAGCTCGCCGAAGCCCTGGGTGCCGAGCTCGGCTGCACGCGACCCGTCGTGGAGGCGGGCTGGCTGGAGTATCGCCACCAGATTGGCCAGACGGGCGTGTCGGTTTCACCCAAGCTCCTCGTGAGCATTGGTGTCTCGGGTGCCATCCAGCATCTTGCCGGCATCGGTGGGGCGGAGTGCATCATCGCCGTCAACGAGGACCCGGATGCTCCCATCTTTGGCGTCGCCCAGTACAAGGTCGTCGGCGACGCCGTCGAGGTCGTTGAGGAGCTGCTGGCCCAGCTTGAGTGCTAG
- a CDS encoding HD domain-containing protein, with translation MTAIDRTRAAAAFKTYTDAYDAANPRIALKIEHTYHVAEACDAVAREQGWSPQDIDLAWLCGLLHDMGRFEQLRRWDTFKDAESVSHAALGVEVLFGKTPADAPAVTSIRDFIDDPVEDELIRASIAYHSNFRLPAQLGERTRRFCDIVRDGDKIDIMRTIADSTVDTILKVNEDAFLASHFSAPTLAAFDEHRCVTRDERNEPADYLVGLICFMFELVYPASRALARGQGDIYRLLDAPFGITRPFTDPATQATWERLKDELRSWLASA, from the coding sequence ATGACAGCTATCGATCGAACGCGGGCTGCCGCGGCCTTCAAGACCTACACCGATGCCTACGATGCCGCCAATCCGCGTATCGCGCTTAAAATCGAGCATACGTACCACGTTGCCGAGGCATGCGATGCCGTGGCGCGCGAACAGGGCTGGTCACCTCAGGACATTGACCTAGCGTGGCTTTGCGGCCTGCTGCACGATATGGGTCGCTTTGAACAGCTGCGACGCTGGGATACGTTTAAGGATGCCGAAAGCGTGAGCCATGCGGCGTTGGGCGTCGAGGTCCTCTTTGGCAAAACACCTGCAGATGCGCCCGCGGTAACAAGTATCCGCGACTTTATCGACGATCCGGTAGAAGACGAACTCATTCGAGCGAGCATTGCCTATCACAGCAATTTCCGTCTGCCCGCGCAGCTCGGCGAGCGCACGCGGCGCTTCTGCGATATCGTGCGCGATGGCGACAAGATCGACATCATGCGCACCATCGCCGACAGTACCGTCGACACCATCCTCAAAGTGAATGAGGACGCGTTTCTTGCCAGCCACTTCTCGGCACCGACGCTGGCCGCCTTTGACGAGCACCGCTGCGTCACGCGCGATGAGCGCAATGAGCCCGCGGACTACTTGGTGGGGCTTATCTGCTTTATGTTTGAGCTCGTCTATCCGGCAAGCCGCGCGCTGGCGCGCGGGCAGGGCGATATCTACCGCCTGCTCGACGCACCCTTTGGTATCACGCGCCCCTTCACCGATCCCGCCACGCAAGCGACCTGGGAGCGCCTAAAGGACGAGCTGCGCAGCTGGCTGGCAAGTGCCTAG
- a CDS encoding AzlC family ABC transporter permease produces the protein MVLKIVKTVWPVMLTYVAIAAPCGMIMAQTGMEPWMVFALSSTFVTGSGQFMVCNLWLAGVPAASIVASVAAISSRFALYSASIAPHLRGASKRQTLAVAATLTEEAYGISLAKLVKGEDWGPLESFVLNVILIATWGVSCTTGAIVGAVVDVPTAIAGFVCTSLFICLLFSQRLSRGNVVAAGLAAVSVAICKFLGWTNIAVPASVLVGVVTALACDVLAEGRGARDAR, from the coding sequence ATGGTGCTCAAAATCGTTAAAACCGTCTGGCCGGTGATGCTTACCTATGTTGCGATAGCCGCGCCGTGCGGAATGATTATGGCGCAGACGGGAATGGAACCCTGGATGGTTTTTGCCCTGAGCAGCACGTTCGTGACGGGCAGCGGGCAGTTTATGGTCTGCAACCTGTGGCTGGCAGGTGTGCCTGCGGCATCGATTGTCGCAAGTGTGGCCGCAATCTCCTCGCGCTTTGCGCTTTACTCGGCATCGATCGCACCGCATTTGAGGGGTGCTTCGAAGCGTCAGACGCTGGCTGTTGCCGCGACACTTACCGAGGAGGCATACGGCATTTCGCTTGCCAAGTTGGTTAAAGGGGAGGATTGGGGTCCGCTCGAGTCCTTTGTGCTCAACGTGATCCTCATCGCAACATGGGGCGTTTCGTGTACGACGGGCGCCATCGTCGGCGCCGTTGTTGATGTTCCCACCGCTATTGCGGGTTTTGTCTGCACATCGCTCTTTATCTGCCTACTCTTTTCGCAGCGACTGTCGCGCGGCAATGTCGTAGCTGCCGGTTTGGCTGCGGTGTCCGTCGCCATATGCAAGTTCTTGGGGTGGACGAATATCGCCGTGCCGGCAAGTGTGCTCGTCGGCGTTGTCACGGCACTCGCGTGCGATGTCCTCGCCGAGGGAAGGGGCGCTCGCGATGCCCGTTAA
- a CDS encoding AzlD domain-containing protein has translation MPVNEFLVLWLSSWAAIAFFRIAPAFALRGRTLSPRVTEALGYIPPAAFAALVANDLISPGAFDAGLWQGLIPWIAAAGVVAVAIKTKSMLWCCVSGIVFYIVLSFI, from the coding sequence ATGCCCGTTAATGAGTTTTTGGTTCTATGGCTGTCGTCATGGGCGGCCATCGCGTTTTTCCGCATTGCCCCGGCGTTTGCCTTGCGCGGGAGAACGCTGTCGCCCCGCGTTACCGAGGCCTTGGGTTATATTCCGCCTGCCGCCTTTGCGGCGCTGGTCGCCAACGATTTGATAAGCCCTGGCGCTTTCGACGCCGGCTTGTGGCAGGGCTTGATTCCCTGGATTGCGGCCGCCGGCGTCGTGGCGGTGGCAATCAAGACAAAGTCGATGTTGTGGTGCTGCGTCTCGGGCATCGTGTTCTATATCGTTTTGAGCTTCATATAA
- a CDS encoding 2-keto-3-deoxygluconate permease, with protein MAQEATANEQKKFKVPRIPGDIMIYPMIVGLLLNTFCPQVFEIGGFFTAACRGGSNTIVAAILLFVGAGISFKSTPGAIKTGIVVLIPKLVVAAALGLGVAYFFNDNLLGLSSVSIIGGITFCNMALYTGIMGEFGDESEQGAVGILFFTAGPAVTMIILGVSGLANIPLGTIVGSILPLVIGMVLGNLFPFIKNLLVPGANPAIAVIGFQLGASMSLSSFITGGISGILLGLITLFIVGPITFAFERLCGGNGKAAVACSTIAGTAMTTPVALAEVAPRYAELAPTAYAQIATAVIITAIMAPILTGWVDKKFCQGKEDLSPAGVEAIEEAVATDIDGE; from the coding sequence ATGGCACAGGAAGCGACCGCCAACGAGCAAAAGAAATTCAAAGTCCCGCGTATCCCGGGTGACATCATGATCTACCCGATGATCGTTGGCCTTTTGCTCAATACCTTCTGCCCGCAGGTCTTTGAGATCGGCGGCTTCTTTACCGCCGCCTGCCGCGGTGGTTCCAACACCATCGTTGCCGCGATCCTGCTGTTTGTGGGTGCCGGCATCAGCTTTAAGTCCACGCCGGGCGCCATCAAGACCGGCATCGTCGTGCTGATTCCTAAGCTTGTGGTGGCGGCTGCGCTGGGTCTGGGCGTTGCGTATTTCTTTAACGACAACCTTCTGGGCCTGAGCTCGGTTTCCATCATCGGCGGCATTACGTTTTGCAACATGGCGCTCTACACGGGCATCATGGGCGAGTTCGGCGACGAGTCCGAGCAGGGTGCCGTGGGCATCCTGTTTTTTACGGCCGGTCCCGCCGTCACCATGATCATCCTGGGCGTTTCGGGTCTTGCCAACATCCCGTTGGGCACCATCGTCGGCTCCATCCTGCCCCTTGTCATCGGTATGGTTCTGGGCAACCTCTTCCCGTTCATCAAGAACCTGCTGGTTCCCGGCGCCAATCCTGCGATTGCCGTTATCGGTTTTCAGCTCGGTGCGTCCATGAGTCTTTCGAGCTTTATCACCGGCGGCATTTCGGGCATCCTGCTGGGCCTCATCACGCTCTTTATCGTCGGTCCCATTACCTTTGCCTTCGAGCGCCTGTGCGGTGGTAACGGCAAGGCGGCCGTTGCCTGCTCCACTATCGCCGGCACGGCTATGACCACGCCGGTCGCCCTCGCCGAGGTCGCTCCGCGCTACGCCGAGCTTGCGCCCACCGCGTATGCGCAGATCGCCACCGCCGTCATCATCACGGCAATCATGGCCCCGATTCTGACCGGCTGGGTCGACAAGAAGTTTTGCCAGGGCAAGGAGGATCTGTCGCCTGCCGGTGTCGAGGCCATCGAGGAGGCCGTCGCGACCGACATCGATGGCGAATAG
- a CDS encoding GGDEF domain-containing protein, with protein MIVLIGLAARSRRSLFSSTQQLLFSMLGYTSAAYIFFDMIWTLSDGVSTPVGITANWISNAVSFSLFVIACLIWFFYSETVQGSRLLTARYRVALVTLPTVLVVVLAFTSYWTHTMFYIDAQGVYRRGALYMIQPIVSYCYIIYTSLHAFIQTRKVESLQKKAIYRTLAFFAVPALVGGTFQVLFSVPGLCVGITLSILLLYIIYQEQLISTDPLTGLNNRNRFETYMLSLFSNVDQAEDVYLLMMDADGFKQINDRYGHVEGDHALQVISATLKEVCSASGGFIARYGGDEFVVLQKATAEQDIMCLCAAISDELARAEVPYLLRMSIGYARVGDGVDTWQDLLRAADAELYRVKREKKKAGVQIR; from the coding sequence ATGATTGTTCTTATCGGGCTTGCCGCACGAAGCCGCCGCTCCTTGTTCTCGAGCACCCAGCAGCTTCTGTTTAGCATGCTGGGCTACACGTCTGCAGCCTACATTTTCTTCGATATGATCTGGACGCTCTCGGACGGCGTGAGCACTCCTGTAGGCATCACGGCCAACTGGATTTCCAACGCGGTCTCGTTTTCGCTGTTCGTCATCGCGTGCCTCATTTGGTTTTTCTATTCCGAGACAGTGCAGGGCTCACGCCTTTTGACCGCGCGCTATAGGGTGGCGCTCGTGACGTTGCCAACCGTATTGGTGGTCGTGCTGGCATTTACCAGCTACTGGACGCACACTATGTTCTATATCGATGCACAGGGCGTATATCGTCGCGGAGCGCTTTATATGATTCAGCCTATCGTTAGCTACTGCTACATCATATATACGTCTTTGCATGCCTTTATTCAGACTCGAAAAGTCGAAAGTCTGCAAAAGAAGGCCATTTATCGCACCCTCGCCTTTTTTGCGGTTCCCGCTCTGGTGGGCGGTACCTTCCAGGTTTTGTTTTCGGTACCGGGCCTTTGTGTCGGTATAACGCTGAGCATCCTGCTGCTCTACATCATCTACCAGGAGCAGCTGATCTCGACCGACCCGTTGACTGGCCTCAACAATCGCAACCGTTTTGAGACCTATATGCTGTCGCTCTTTTCAAATGTGGATCAGGCCGAAGATGTATATCTGCTTATGATGGACGCTGACGGCTTTAAGCAGATTAACGACCGGTATGGACATGTTGAGGGCGATCATGCCCTCCAGGTCATATCTGCTACGCTCAAAGAGGTCTGCTCGGCGTCTGGTGGCTTTATCGCACGTTATGGCGGCGATGAGTTTGTGGTGCTTCAAAAGGCGACGGCGGAGCAGGACATCATGTGTCTGTGCGCGGCAATCAGCGACGAGCTCGCGCGCGCCGAGGTCCCGTATCTGTTGCGGATGTCCATCGGCTACGCACGGGTTGGTGATGGCGTCGATACCTGGCAAGACTTGCTTCGCGCTGCCGACGCGGAGCTTTACCGCGTAAAGCGCGAGAAGAAGAAAGCCGGCGTCCAGATACGCTAG
- a CDS encoding DMT family transporter, with protein sequence MESRKPYLATLPGLILGCLVCCALWGSAFPCIKIGYGLFGIPAHDSASQLLFAGLRFTLAGALVIVGMSAAQRRPLIPQARDIKPIFVLSLFQTIGQYFFFYLGLSRASAMSSSIIEASANFLAILFAALAFHTERLNTPKVLGCVLGFAGVALVNLSGADGTFGFTLDGEGFILASTVAGALSTCLIGIFSREHDGVLLAGWQFLVGGVVLTAIGFLMGGTFSPTKIAPAIALIIYMALISAVAYSLWSRLLAVNPVSRVSVFGFMNPVFGVLLSALLLGEGAGTSPVTVLVALLLVCGGIIIVNKPKKA encoded by the coding sequence ATGGAAAGCCGCAAGCCGTATCTCGCCACCCTACCCGGGCTCATCCTGGGCTGCCTCGTCTGCTGTGCGCTCTGGGGGTCGGCTTTCCCCTGCATCAAGATCGGTTACGGGCTCTTTGGCATCCCCGCGCACGATAGCGCCTCACAGCTGCTCTTTGCGGGCTTGCGCTTCACGCTTGCCGGCGCCCTGGTTATCGTTGGGATGAGTGCGGCCCAACGCCGCCCCCTCATTCCGCAGGCTCGTGACATCAAGCCCATCTTTGTCTTGTCACTCTTCCAGACTATCGGGCAGTACTTCTTTTTCTACCTAGGACTCTCGCGCGCCAGCGCCATGTCGAGTTCCATCATCGAGGCCAGCGCCAACTTCCTCGCAATTCTCTTTGCCGCCTTGGCATTTCACACCGAGAGGCTCAATACGCCCAAGGTGCTTGGCTGTGTGCTGGGCTTTGCAGGCGTCGCGCTCGTCAACCTTTCGGGCGCGGATGGCACCTTTGGCTTTACGCTCGACGGCGAGGGATTTATCTTGGCTTCCACTGTTGCGGGCGCCCTGTCGACCTGCCTCATTGGCATCTTCTCGCGCGAGCATGACGGCGTCTTGCTCGCCGGCTGGCAGTTTTTAGTCGGTGGCGTGGTCCTTACCGCAATCGGGTTTTTGATGGGCGGCACGTTTTCCCCCACCAAAATCGCCCCCGCCATCGCGCTCATCATTTATATGGCGCTCATTTCCGCCGTCGCGTACTCGCTGTGGTCCCGCCTGCTCGCCGTCAACCCCGTCAGCCGCGTTTCGGTCTTTGGCTTTATGAACCCGGTCTTTGGCGTGCTGTTGAGCGCACTGCTGCTCGGCGAGGGCGCTGGCACGAGCCCCGTTACCGTACTTGTTGCCCTGCTGTTGGTCTGCGGCGGCATCATCATCGTCAACAAACCCAAAAAAGCCTAG
- a CDS encoding phosphoribosylformylglycinamidine synthase: protein MVSRIYVEKKPGFDVEAQQLKGELTEILGIKGIEALRIINRYDVEGIDEELFRSCVPTVFSEPQVDVTYDELPASDGAVFAVEFLPGQFDQRADSASECVQLISQGERPAVRSAKVYMISGALDEAAIEAIKHYVVNPVEARIASLDLPETLYMETPEPQPVEVLDGFRELDEAGLAAFIADRGLAMDEADIAFCQQYFRDEDRDPTITEIRVIDTYWSDHCRHTTFGTVLDDVTIDDAVVQQAFDRYMEMRHELGRDAKPVCLMDMGTIGAKYLKKTGVMTDVDESEEINACTVKVKVDVDGEDQDWLFLFKNETHNHPTEIEPFGGAATCVGGAIRDPLSGRSYVYQAMRVTGAGDPTVPVSKTLEGKLPQRKLVTTAAAGYSSYGNQIGLATGQVNELYHPGYVAKRMEVGAVVGATPANHVRRECPAPTDKIILLGGRTGRDGIGGATGSSKTQNTESIETSGAEVQKGNAPVERKLQRLFRRGDACRLIKRCNDFGAGGVSVAVGELADGLYVDLDTVTKKYDGLDGTELAISESQERMACAVADGDVEEFMGYAAEENLEATVIAEVTAEPRMRMAWNGVAIVDLSREFLNSNGAPKHQVAHVCARSVWQPSWAGTTLAERMTSLVTDLNVASNKGLSERFDSTIGAATVLMPFGGKTQLTPSSAMVAKFPVDGETTTASAMAWGFNPYLMEADQFAGAYLSVVESIAKLVAAGFEHKRAYLSFQEYFERLRTEAERWGKPMAAVLGALMAQVDLGAGAIGGKDSMSGSFEDEAGELNVPPTLISFAVAVGKAARAVSPEFKGLTHRVVRIAPATYGQDYRPDAQQLLAAFDAVEALTAAGDALAVSTPGYGCGAESLFKMCVGNQIGIELAEDVDVESLFTPLYGSFIVELAEDAELPEVADGVVVEPLGTTVEGYVIDTGSEVIELSELQEAWESGIEGVFAYRSAGETAKVETIDFRAKDIHVYSGAKIARPRVVIPVFPGNNCEYDSARAFRAAGAEADTFVINNLTPEAVAESTHELARRIRASQIVMIPGGFSGGDEPDGSAKFITAFFRAPEVTEAVRDLLKARDGLMLGICNGFQALIKLGLVPYGDIVDATPDAPTLTFNTIGRHQSRLVRTRISSNLSPWLSQCSLDDPYTVAISHGEGRFVASDEVLAQLIANGQVATQYVGEDGKPSMDLSVNPNGSALAIEGITSPDGRVLGKMGHAERRGDNLYRNVPEHVPSDKFMPIFESGVAYFA, encoded by the coding sequence ATGGTCTCTCGTATCTACGTGGAGAAGAAACCCGGGTTCGACGTCGAGGCTCAGCAGCTCAAGGGCGAGCTGACCGAGATTCTCGGCATCAAGGGCATCGAGGCCCTGAGGATCATCAACCGCTACGACGTCGAGGGCATCGACGAGGAGCTTTTCCGCTCCTGCGTGCCGACCGTCTTTAGCGAGCCCCAGGTCGATGTGACCTACGACGAGCTCCCCGCAAGCGATGGCGCCGTCTTTGCCGTCGAATTCCTGCCTGGCCAGTTTGACCAGCGCGCCGACTCCGCCAGCGAGTGCGTGCAGCTCATCAGCCAGGGCGAGCGCCCCGCCGTGCGCTCCGCCAAGGTCTATATGATCTCGGGCGCTCTGGACGAAGCCGCCATCGAGGCCATCAAGCACTACGTGGTGAACCCCGTCGAGGCGCGCATCGCCTCGCTCGACTTGCCCGAGACGCTGTACATGGAGACCCCCGAGCCCCAGCCCGTCGAAGTGCTCGACGGCTTCCGCGAGCTCGATGAGGCCGGCCTTGCCGCCTTCATCGCCGATCGCGGTCTTGCTATGGACGAGGCGGACATCGCCTTCTGCCAGCAGTACTTCCGCGATGAGGACCGCGACCCCACCATCACCGAGATCCGCGTGATCGACACCTACTGGTCCGACCACTGCCGCCACACCACCTTCGGCACCGTCCTAGATGACGTGACGATCGACGACGCCGTGGTGCAGCAGGCCTTCGACCGCTACATGGAGATGCGCCATGAGCTCGGTCGCGACGCCAAGCCCGTCTGCCTCATGGACATGGGCACCATCGGCGCCAAGTACCTTAAGAAGACCGGCGTCATGACCGATGTCGACGAGTCCGAGGAGATCAACGCCTGCACTGTCAAGGTGAAGGTCGATGTCGACGGCGAGGACCAGGACTGGTTGTTCCTGTTTAAGAACGAGACCCACAACCACCCGACCGAGATCGAGCCCTTCGGCGGTGCCGCCACCTGCGTGGGCGGCGCCATCCGCGACCCGCTCTCGGGCCGCAGCTACGTGTACCAGGCCATGCGCGTCACCGGCGCCGGAGACCCCACCGTCCCCGTGTCCAAGACGCTCGAGGGCAAGCTGCCGCAGCGCAAGCTCGTAACCACCGCTGCCGCCGGCTACTCCAGCTACGGCAACCAGATCGGCCTTGCCACCGGCCAGGTCAACGAGCTCTATCACCCCGGCTACGTGGCCAAGCGCATGGAAGTCGGCGCCGTTGTGGGCGCTACCCCGGCAAACCACGTGCGCCGCGAGTGCCCCGCCCCCACCGACAAGATCATCCTGCTGGGCGGCCGCACCGGCCGTGACGGCATCGGTGGTGCCACCGGCTCCTCCAAGACCCAGAACACCGAGTCAATCGAGACCTCGGGTGCCGAAGTCCAGAAGGGCAACGCCCCGGTCGAGCGCAAGCTGCAGCGTCTGTTCCGCCGCGGCGATGCCTGCCGTCTGATCAAGCGCTGCAACGACTTTGGCGCCGGCGGCGTCTCGGTCGCCGTGGGCGAGCTTGCCGATGGCCTGTATGTCGACCTTGATACCGTGACCAAGAAGTACGACGGCTTGGACGGCACCGAGCTCGCTATCTCTGAGTCCCAGGAGCGCATGGCCTGCGCCGTCGCCGACGGTGACGTCGAGGAGTTCATGGGCTACGCCGCCGAGGAGAACCTGGAGGCAACCGTCATCGCCGAGGTTACCGCCGAGCCGCGCATGCGCATGGCATGGAATGGCGTCGCCATCGTCGATCTGTCCCGCGAGTTCCTCAACTCCAACGGTGCGCCCAAGCACCAGGTCGCCCACGTCTGCGCCCGCAGCGTGTGGCAGCCCAGCTGGGCCGGCACCACGCTTGCCGAGCGCATGACCTCGCTCGTCACCGATCTTAACGTCGCCTCCAACAAGGGCCTTTCCGAGCGCTTCGACTCCACCATCGGCGCCGCGACCGTGCTCATGCCCTTTGGCGGCAAGACGCAGCTCACCCCGAGCTCTGCCATGGTCGCCAAGTTCCCCGTGGACGGTGAGACCACCACGGCGAGCGCTATGGCATGGGGCTTTAACCCCTATCTGATGGAGGCCGACCAGTTTGCGGGCGCCTACCTGTCCGTGGTCGAGTCCATCGCCAAGCTCGTGGCCGCAGGCTTTGAGCACAAGCGCGCCTACCTCTCCTTCCAGGAGTACTTCGAGCGTCTGCGCACCGAGGCCGAGCGCTGGGGCAAGCCCATGGCAGCCGTCTTGGGCGCCCTTATGGCCCAGGTCGACCTGGGTGCCGGCGCCATCGGCGGTAAGGATTCCATGAGTGGCTCGTTTGAGGACGAGGCCGGCGAGCTCAACGTTCCGCCGACCCTCATCAGCTTCGCCGTGGCCGTGGGCAAGGCGGCCCGCGCTGTCTCCCCCGAGTTCAAGGGCCTCACGCACCGCGTCGTCCGCATCGCCCCCGCCACCTATGGCCAGGACTACCGCCCCGACGCCCAGCAGCTGCTCGCCGCATTTGACGCCGTCGAGGCGCTCACCGCCGCCGGCGACGCCCTGGCCGTCTCCACGCCCGGCTACGGCTGCGGCGCCGAGAGCCTCTTTAAGATGTGCGTCGGCAACCAGATCGGTATCGAGCTTGCCGAAGATGTGGACGTGGAGAGCCTCTTCACCCCGCTCTACGGCAGCTTTATCGTCGAGCTCGCCGAGGATGCCGAGCTGCCCGAGGTCGCCGACGGCGTTGTCGTCGAGCCCCTGGGCACCACCGTCGAGGGCTATGTCATCGATACCGGCTCCGAGGTCATCGAGCTCTCCGAGCTCCAGGAGGCCTGGGAGAGCGGCATCGAGGGCGTCTTTGCCTACCGCAGCGCCGGCGAGACTGCCAAGGTCGAGACCATCGACTTCCGTGCCAAGGATATCCACGTGTACAGCGGCGCCAAGATCGCCCGCCCGCGCGTGGTAATCCCCGTGTTCCCCGGCAACAACTGCGAGTACGATAGCGCCCGCGCTTTCCGCGCCGCCGGCGCCGAGGCCGACACCTTCGTGATCAACAACCTCACGCCCGAGGCCGTCGCCGAAAGCACCCACGAGCTTGCCCGCCGCATCCGTGCAAGCCAGATCGTCATGATCCCCGGCGGCTTCTCGGGCGGCGACGAGCCCGATGGCTCCGCCAAGTTCATCACGGCGTTCTTCCGCGCTCCCGAGGTCACCGAGGCAGTCCGCGACCTGCTCAAGGCCCGCGACGGCCTGATGCTGGGCATCTGCAACGGCTTCCAGGCCCTGATCAAGCTCGGTCTGGTGCCCTACGGCGACATCGTCGACGCCACGCCCGATGCGCCCACGCTGACGTTCAACACCATCGGTCGCCATCAGAGCCGTCTGGTGCGCACCCGCATCTCGTCCAACCTGTCCCCGTGGCTATCGCAGTGCAGCCTGGACGACCCCTACACCGTCGCCATCAGCCACGGCGAGGGCCGCTTTGTCGCCAGCGACGAGGTGCTCGCCCAGCTCATCGCCAACGGCCAGGTCGCCACGCAGTACGTGGGCGAGGACGGCAAGCCCAGCATGGACCTTTCCGTCAACCCCAACGGCTCCGCACTCGCCATTGAGGGCATCACGAGCCCCGACGGCCGCGTCCTGGGCAAGATGGGCCATGCCGAGCGTCGTGGCGACAACCTGTACCGCAACGTGCCCGAGCATGTCCCCAGCGATAAGTTCATGCCGATCTTTGAGAGCGGCGTGGCCTACTTCGCTTAA